A part of Dreissena polymorpha isolate Duluth1 chromosome 13, UMN_Dpol_1.0, whole genome shotgun sequence genomic DNA contains:
- the LOC127854631 gene encoding uncharacterized protein LOC127854631: protein MNINFARITCFSFVITIATLSSQTASQPPPPLNCELKSPCSCTMDDGSGDVDLSSLSGPSGQPMFKDVLVPEEGYYYSYSPCGSFTEVECQDAAACVLDENKAQSQQIGDAGRTSFNYDGDHVVVAYTSGEGVLKLTMVNLICDPTACDPIFVPNGEQGAGQFEMTLTTICACPGKCTASGPTSGCHSGHHSNGGSVGSISVGTILVIIFFAVLYP from the exons ATGAACATCAATTTCGCGAGAATCACGTGTTTCTCATTCGTCATAACCATAGCAACGCTTTCGTCGCAGACGGCATCCCAGCCGCCACCGCCACTGAACTGCGAGCTGAAGTCGCCGTGTTCGTGTACTATGGACGACGGAAGTGGCGATGTTGACTTATCCAGCCTTAGTGGTCCCAGTGGGCAACCGAT GTTCAAGGACGTTCTGGTGCCGGAAGAGGGCTACTATTACTCATACAGCCCTTGCGGCTCCTTTACGGAAGTAGAATGTCAAGACGCGGCG GCGTGCGTTCTAGACGAGAACAAGGCGCAGTCGCAGCAGATTGGAGACGCCGGGAGGACGTCCTTCAATTATGACGGCGATCACGTTGTCGTCGCCTACACTTCCGGGGAAGGTGTGCTCAa GCTAACAATGGTCAATCTGATCTGTGACCCGACGGCGTGTGATCCTATATTCGTGCCCAACGGGGAGCAAGGGGCGGGTCAGTTC GAAATGACGTTAACCACCATCTGCGCATGCCCAGGAAAGTGTACAGCTTCCGGTCCAACATCCGGTTGCCATTCTGGACATCATAGCAACGGAGGTTCGGTCGGGAGTATCAGTGTTGGAACAATCTTGGTGATCAT
- the LOC127854434 gene encoding uncharacterized protein LOC127854434: MNTRIDRVTWFSLVVTMSTLSSETFSQPSPEIDCQLLTPCSCSMSDGSGDIDLTSLSGSNGQPKFKDVLNSDEGYYYSYSPCGSFTELQCQDATACFLDQAKEQAQQIGDYGRTDFEYDGNNVVVAYSSGSGVLKLTQVNLLCDPTACDPKFVPNGNQGPGLYEMTLTTICACPGKCSASGPTSGCHSSGAVEGLSVGSILLIIFFVTLALYLTAGVAYMRIRKQASGSDMIPNKEFWVVLPSHVVTGGKFVVAKICRKESKYDQI; this comes from the exons ATGAACACAAGAATTGATAGGGTCACGTGGTTTTCATTGGTCGTCACCATGTCAACACTTTCGTCTGAAACATTTTCCCAGCCGTCGCCGGAAATCGACTGCCAGCTGCTTACGCCGTGTTCTTGTTCTATGAGCGACGGAAGTGGCGATATCGACCTGACCAGCCTCAGCGGTTCTAATGGGCAGCCAAA GTTCAAAGACGTTCTGAATTCGGACGAGGGCTACTACTACTCATACAGCCCGTGCGGATCCTTCACAGAATTACAATGCCAAGACGCAACG GCGTGCTTTCTAGACCAGGCAAAGGAGCAGGCGCAGCAGATTGGAGACTACGGAAGGACAGACTTCGAATACGATGGCAACAACGTCGTCGTCGCCTACTCTTCCGGTTCCGGAGTTCTCAA ACTCACACAAGTAAACCTACTCTGTGACCCGACCGCCTGCGACCCTAAATTCGTGCCAAACGGGAACCAGGGCCCGGGACTGTAC GAAATGACATTAACCACCATCTGCGCATGCCCAGGAAAGTGTTCAGCTTCCGGTCCAACATCCGGTTGCCACTCTAGCGGTGCTGTTGAGGGCCTCAGTGTTGGATCAATATTGCTGATCAT ATTCTTCGTCACTCTGGCCCTGTACCTGACGGCCGGTGTCGCCTACATGAGGATCCGCAAACAGGCCTCCGGAAGTGACATGATCCCCAACAAGGAATTCTGGGTAGTCTTACCCTCGCATGTTGTT ACTGGTGGGAAATTCGTCGTAGCAAAGATCTGCCGAAAAGAATCGAAATATGACCAAATATGA